In a genomic window of Veillonellales bacterium:
- a CDS encoding phosphatase PAP2 family protein — protein MLFTKALRLIVFVCFIASVTGAGALAAEKDQLNLNREYLRSYAADAGYVLRAPTRWNAADWRQALLLGGAALTLYHNDEKIEHWAQQQRNGNSNQVSGWVRNFGDVRCIAPALGLTYAVGKHNDNDRLTRTALLGMESLVIANGITGSLKLLTHRHRPNTGDPYNTWDGPGFHNPNDSFVSGHATSAFAVATVIATEYQGKRGVPQMAYGLAALTSLSRVNDNQHWASDVFAGSVIGYYTAKLVTEHHPDTSLSSGQDSQTPSGVQPLAAYQLHFK, from the coding sequence ATGCTTTTCACTAAAGCGCTTCGACTTATCGTATTCGTCTGCTTCATCGCAAGTGTAACCGGCGCGGGCGCTTTGGCCGCAGAAAAAGATCAATTGAATTTGAACCGGGAATATCTTCGCTCCTATGCTGCGGATGCCGGCTATGTCCTCAGAGCGCCGACCCGCTGGAATGCTGCCGATTGGCGGCAGGCCCTCCTCCTTGGCGGAGCCGCTCTGACGCTTTATCACAACGACGAAAAAATTGAGCACTGGGCGCAGCAGCAGCGGAATGGCAACAGCAATCAAGTTTCCGGTTGGGTCAGAAACTTCGGCGATGTCCGCTGCATAGCTCCCGCTTTGGGACTGACTTATGCGGTCGGCAAACACAACGATAATGACCGGCTCACCCGAACAGCCTTGCTGGGGATGGAAAGCCTGGTTATTGCCAACGGCATTACCGGCTCCCTAAAGCTGCTGACCCACCGTCACCGCCCCAATACGGGCGATCCTTATAACACCTGGGACGGCCCCGGCTTTCATAATCCCAATGATTCTTTCGTTTCCGGTCACGCTACCTCAGCCTTTGCCGTCGCCACAGTCATCGCAACCGAATATCAGGGGAAAAGGGGCGTGCCGCAAATGGCCTACGGTCTGGCAGCGCTAACCTCCCTGTCCCGAGTCAACGACAACCAGCACTGGGCATCGGACGTATTCGCCGGTTCGGTCATTGGCTATTATACGGCCAAGCTGGTAACGGAGCATCATCCGGATACATCTCTGTCGTCCGGTCAGGACAGTCAGACACCCAGCGGCGTTCAACCTCTGGCGGCCTATCAGCTGCATTTTAAGTAA
- a CDS encoding polysaccharide biosynthesis/export family protein, producing MKHKKIAAWLLAAVISVGIPMEALAAEQQTPIFTTQTNSQPLEEYHLSKYDVINIVIIGFPDAAGFSDIMIGPDGYVNLPYAGTLHLAGMTIPEATEVLTDKLGEYIKIPGMAVMVKQYGPRKIYVMGEVAKQGLYSLSSDYMNIFAALSSAGGVTKRGRPKHIAVVRTIDGKVYMQEVNLDRFVEKQDGSQNVILQDGDIVYVPKSNKIDLYEDIMPLVGVYATYKSITN from the coding sequence TTGAAGCATAAAAAAATTGCCGCATGGCTGCTGGCGGCGGTCATCAGTGTTGGCATACCCATGGAAGCCCTGGCGGCGGAGCAGCAGACGCCGATTTTTACGACGCAGACCAATTCTCAGCCGCTGGAAGAATACCATCTCAGCAAATACGACGTGATCAATATTGTCATCATCGGCTTTCCCGATGCCGCCGGATTCAGCGACATCATGATCGGTCCCGACGGCTATGTGAACCTGCCTTATGCCGGGACACTGCACCTGGCCGGGATGACCATTCCGGAAGCTACCGAAGTACTGACCGATAAACTGGGTGAATATATCAAAATTCCCGGCATGGCGGTGATGGTCAAGCAGTACGGTCCCCGGAAAATCTATGTCATGGGGGAAGTCGCCAAGCAGGGCCTCTACTCCCTCAGCTCCGACTATATGAACATCTTCGCCGCCTTATCCAGCGCCGGCGGCGTTACCAAGCGGGGTCGGCCCAAGCATATCGCTGTGGTCCGGACGATAGACGGCAAGGTGTACATGCAGGAAGTGAACCTTGACCGGTTTGTGGAAAAGCAGGACGGTTCCCAGAATGTGATCCTCCAGGACGGAGATATAGTGTATGTGCCAAAATCAAATAAAATCGATTTGTATGAAGATATCATGCCGCTGGTTGGCGTTTATGCTACGTATAAATCAATAACGAATTAG
- a CDS encoding GumC family protein, translated as MEEQDTIDLRKVMQIAAAYKYRLVAIVLVTTILALILSFVLPKQYESSVLLRAKNPKQTGLSGQAASVAALLGGNMPSSAQTYIEMMKSRSVLEPVMEPLDLPNKEKLDVPTFAKKYLKFQNTKGTDLIEVTATGRTPEEAQQIAAGVVANFQQNLTRLSQSDQSLMVKFLKDRMAIAKQEMEQAEQNLEQFRQQEKIYVPDEQAKASIKKLTEYDQKIAQLKVQNDANQARLQGVSDQLNRQNVAISTYNIADNPVIQEIRKQLVAKQISLVDAQQRYTDKHPDVILIQNEIDQLNGKLQEEVSNSVQAGTSTLNPVQMGLVKAKAETETELLVGQATLSGLQQVQSGNEQEISQLSADSVTYIGLERQTRIAQEVYSVLVKSYEQTRIQEAMESMDIQIVDEANLPKKPSFPKKLLITAVGGVLGIMLSFIYLIILYRKNSSSSYNLNRSIQ; from the coding sequence GTGGAAGAACAGGATACCATTGATTTGAGAAAAGTAATGCAAATTGCAGCTGCCTATAAATACCGACTGGTGGCAATCGTCCTGGTGACGACGATTCTGGCATTAATACTTTCCTTCGTTTTACCGAAGCAATATGAATCCAGCGTCTTGCTCCGGGCGAAAAACCCGAAGCAGACCGGCTTGTCGGGACAGGCTGCTTCTGTCGCTGCATTATTGGGCGGCAACATGCCCAGTTCAGCCCAAACGTATATTGAAATGATGAAAAGCCGAAGCGTATTAGAGCCGGTCATGGAACCTTTGGATTTACCGAATAAAGAGAAGCTGGATGTACCGACATTTGCTAAGAAATATTTGAAATTCCAAAATACAAAAGGCACCGACTTGATTGAAGTGACAGCCACCGGGCGCACCCCGGAAGAAGCCCAGCAAATCGCTGCCGGCGTTGTGGCCAATTTTCAGCAGAATTTGACCCGGCTCAGCCAGTCGGATCAATCCCTGATGGTCAAATTTTTAAAAGACCGCATGGCAATTGCCAAGCAGGAGATGGAGCAGGCGGAGCAAAATCTGGAACAGTTCCGGCAGCAGGAAAAGATTTACGTGCCGGACGAGCAGGCCAAGGCTTCCATCAAAAAACTAACCGAATATGATCAGAAAATCGCCCAGCTGAAAGTGCAGAACGACGCCAATCAGGCAAGACTTCAGGGCGTCAGTGATCAGCTGAATCGTCAGAATGTAGCCATCTCCACCTATAATATTGCCGATAACCCGGTAATCCAGGAAATCCGCAAGCAGCTGGTGGCGAAGCAAATCTCCCTGGTAGATGCTCAGCAGCGCTATACCGACAAGCATCCCGATGTAATTCTAATCCAGAATGAGATCGACCAATTAAACGGTAAGCTCCAGGAAGAAGTGAGCAACTCCGTTCAGGCAGGGACCAGCACCTTAAATCCGGTGCAGATGGGATTGGTGAAAGCAAAGGCCGAAACGGAAACCGAACTTCTGGTGGGACAGGCGACCCTCTCCGGCCTGCAGCAGGTTCAATCCGGCAATGAACAGGAAATCAGCCAGCTGTCGGCTGACAGCGTTACCTATATCGGCCTGGAGCGCCAGACAAGAATTGCTCAGGAAGTATATAGTGTATTAGTTAAGAGTTACGAGCAGACCCGCATCCAGGAAGCCATGGAAAGCATGGATATCCAGATTGTGGATGAGGCTAATCTGCCGAAGAAGCCGTCCTTTCCGAAGAAATTGCTGATAACAGCGGTCGGTGGAGTGTTGGGGATTATGCTTAGCTTTATCTATCTTATTATTTTGTATCGTAAAAATTCTTCTTCCTCCTATAATTTGAATCGTTCTATCCAATAA
- a CDS encoding nucleoside-diphosphate sugar epimerase/dehydratase produces the protein MRRRLVSLALVVADILVVSIVPFIALYLRFDGIVDAHYYSQLVSYLPAIVLIQLTTFYLFRLYHRLWRYASIHELVVIVGAVTVSSAVLVAYSNIINSILPGSIYVLSWLFTIVCIGGSRLGLRILHYLIRQTHSNPIQNVLIIGAGDAGAMIAREITQRYYETKKIVGFIDDSAYKSNQILFGARVLGPCSQIHRIVQEQSISEIIIAMPSVEGSIVRQIVQECKTTQCNVQIVPGIYELIDGKVSVHQLRNVDLEDLLRREPVQLNAEDIAGYIKGHRVLVTGAGGSIGSELCRQIARFSPEQILLLGKGENSIYEIHQELGRKYPDLNLSPIIADVRDEERINDIFATYRPEIVFHAAAHKHVPLMELQPLEAVKNNVFGTKNVAQAADRYETKIFIMISTDKAVNPTSVMGCTKRVAEMIIQSLNRESKTKYTTVRFGNVLGSRGSVIPLFKKQIAAGGPITITHPDIIRYFMTIPEASQLVLQAGALAQGGEVFVLDMGKPVKILDMACDLIELSGLVPYKDIKFEFTGLRPGEKMFEELLTAEEGTQATKYKKIFRAKLRSVDEKKLSKVLFQFQNQFNDSEEVKRLLQKLITVYKPYHKKDSQDSSSGKLAIAEEPTVQQETPAFYPAESMEASH, from the coding sequence ATGCGGCGCAGGTTGGTATCGCTCGCTCTTGTAGTAGCCGATATCCTTGTTGTTTCTATTGTCCCGTTTATTGCCTTGTATCTTCGCTTTGACGGTATAGTCGATGCACACTATTATTCACAACTAGTATCCTATTTACCGGCTATTGTACTTATCCAACTGACAACTTTTTATCTGTTCCGTCTCTATCACCGTTTATGGCGCTATGCCAGTATTCACGAACTAGTGGTGATTGTGGGGGCGGTAACGGTCAGCTCGGCTGTGTTGGTTGCCTATTCAAATATAATAAATTCTATATTGCCAGGAAGTATTTATGTGTTAAGCTGGCTGTTTACTATTGTCTGCATAGGCGGCAGCCGGCTGGGGCTTCGTATCCTGCATTACTTGATCCGCCAGACTCATTCCAATCCGATTCAAAATGTGCTGATTATCGGCGCCGGTGATGCCGGGGCAATGATCGCCAGGGAAATCACCCAACGGTACTATGAAACAAAAAAAATAGTCGGTTTTATTGATGATTCTGCTTATAAGAGCAACCAAATCTTGTTTGGCGCCAGAGTGTTAGGTCCCTGCAGTCAAATTCACCGTATTGTTCAGGAACAAAGCATTAGTGAAATTATTATTGCCATGCCGTCGGTGGAGGGCAGTATCGTCAGGCAGATTGTTCAGGAGTGCAAAACAACCCAGTGCAATGTGCAGATTGTTCCCGGTATTTATGAACTGATTGACGGCAAGGTCAGTGTTCACCAATTACGTAATGTGGATTTGGAGGACTTGCTGCGACGGGAGCCGGTACAACTGAATGCGGAAGATATTGCCGGATACATAAAAGGCCATCGGGTGCTGGTGACCGGAGCCGGTGGGTCCATTGGCTCCGAGCTTTGCCGCCAGATTGCCCGTTTTTCACCGGAACAGATTCTTCTGTTGGGAAAGGGAGAGAATAGTATTTACGAAATTCATCAGGAACTGGGAAGAAAATATCCCGACTTAAATCTTTCACCCATCATTGCCGATGTCCGGGATGAAGAGCGAATCAATGATATTTTCGCCACCTACCGGCCGGAAATCGTCTTCCACGCCGCTGCGCATAAGCATGTGCCCCTCATGGAACTGCAGCCGTTGGAAGCGGTCAAAAATAATGTATTCGGCACGAAAAATGTGGCTCAGGCAGCAGATCGCTATGAAACGAAAATCTTTATTATGATTTCCACCGATAAGGCGGTCAACCCTACCAGTGTCATGGGATGCACGAAACGGGTGGCGGAAATGATTATTCAAAGCCTAAACCGGGAGAGCAAGACTAAATATACCACAGTCCGCTTCGGCAATGTCCTTGGCAGCCGGGGCAGCGTCATCCCTCTCTTTAAAAAACAGATTGCCGCCGGAGGACCGATTACCATTACCCACCCGGACATTATCCGTTACTTTATGACCATTCCCGAAGCTAGCCAATTGGTGCTGCAAGCGGGGGCTTTAGCCCAGGGTGGCGAAGTGTTTGTTCTCGATATGGGCAAGCCGGTTAAGATACTGGACATGGCTTGCGACTTGATCGAACTTTCCGGCCTGGTGCCCTATAAAGATATAAAATTTGAATTCACCGGACTGCGGCCAGGAGAGAAGATGTTTGAAGAACTGCTTACCGCCGAAGAAGGAACACAGGCGACAAAGTATAAGAAAATTTTTCGGGCTAAATTACGATCGGTGGATGAGAAAAAATTATCAAAAGTCTTGTTTCAGTTTCAAAATCAATTTAATGACAGCGAAGAAGTAAAGCGTTTGTTGCAAAAGCTCATTACCGTTTATAAGCCATACCATAAAAAGGATAGTCAGGATAGTTCTTCTGGCAAGCTAGCAATAGCAGAAGAACCTACTGTACAACAAGAAACACCTGCCTTTTATCCGGCAGAGTCAATGGAAGCGAGTCATTAA
- a CDS encoding sugar transferase: protein MKRLFDVTSSAVALLLFLPLFIFIAILIKFDSRGPVFFCQRRIGVKDKEFMMYKFRSMAVGTPEVATDKLTNSQAYITKVGYYLRKYSLDELPQLINILKGDMSVVGPRPALYNQYELREKRNKQGISALRPGLTGWAQINGRDEIALEEKFKLDSFYSQHQSFWLDMKIIFCTLFSVYSGSGVKVKTFLHE from the coding sequence ATGAAAAGATTGTTTGACGTGACATCATCTGCTGTCGCACTTTTATTATTTCTTCCGCTATTTATTTTTATCGCAATTTTAATAAAGTTTGATTCTAGAGGACCAGTATTTTTTTGCCAAAGACGCATAGGTGTTAAAGACAAAGAGTTTATGATGTATAAGTTCCGATCGATGGCGGTGGGAACACCGGAAGTAGCTACAGATAAGCTGACCAACAGTCAGGCGTATATTACCAAAGTCGGTTACTATTTGCGCAAATACAGCCTGGATGAATTGCCTCAGTTAATCAATATTTTGAAAGGCGATATGTCTGTTGTTGGACCGCGCCCTGCCTTATATAATCAGTATGAATTGCGAGAAAAACGCAATAAGCAGGGGATTTCAGCTTTGCGTCCAGGACTTACCGGCTGGGCACAGATCAATGGGCGGGATGAGATAGCTTTGGAAGAAAAGTTTAAATTGGACTCTTTCTATTCTCAGCACCAGAGCTTTTGGTTGGATATGAAAATTATATTTTGTACGTTGTTTAGTGTTTATTCGGGCAGTGGAGTCAAGGTGAAGACGTTTTTGCACGAGTGA
- the rfbF gene encoding glucose-1-phosphate cytidylyltransferase, which produces MKVVILAGGFGTRISEESHLKPKPMVEIGGRPILWHIMKIYSSYGFNDFVICLGYKGYCIKEYFAHYFLHESDVTFDFRMSNQQYVHHNHAEPWKVTLVNTGLNTMTGGRVKRIQSYIGNEPFMLTYGDGVSNVDIGKLVEYHNAQGKLVTVTAVQPTGRFGALDIDENNGINGFQEKPKGDGAWINAGFFVMQPEAFNYIGDDSTILEREPLENLAKDKQLVAYRHGGFWQPMDTLRDKNQLEELWQTNKAPWKVW; this is translated from the coding sequence ATGAAAGTAGTAATCCTTGCTGGTGGTTTTGGTACACGTATTAGTGAAGAATCACACTTAAAGCCGAAACCCATGGTGGAAATTGGTGGCAGACCGATACTTTGGCATATTATGAAAATATATTCCAGTTACGGATTTAATGATTTTGTGATATGTCTTGGGTACAAAGGGTATTGCATTAAAGAATATTTTGCTCATTACTTTTTGCATGAGTCTGATGTTACTTTTGATTTTCGCATGTCCAATCAGCAATATGTTCATCACAATCATGCTGAACCATGGAAAGTTACTTTAGTGAATACTGGTCTAAATACTATGACAGGCGGTCGTGTAAAACGTATCCAATCATATATTGGCAATGAGCCGTTTATGCTTACGTATGGAGATGGTGTTAGCAATGTGGATATTGGTAAATTAGTAGAATATCATAACGCACAGGGTAAATTAGTTACTGTTACTGCCGTTCAGCCAACAGGCCGTTTTGGTGCGTTGGATATAGATGAAAATAATGGTATAAATGGTTTTCAGGAGAAGCCCAAAGGCGATGGTGCTTGGATTAACGCGGGCTTTTTTGTGATGCAGCCGGAAGCGTTTAACTATATTGGTGATGACAGCACTATTTTAGAAAGAGAACCCCTGGAAAATTTAGCTAAAGATAAACAACTTGTCGCCTACAGACATGGTGGATTTTGGCAGCCGATGGATACCTTGCGAGATAAGAATCAGTTAGAAGAATTATGGCAGACAAATAAAGCTCCTTGGAAAGTATGGTAA
- the rfbG gene encoding CDP-glucose 4,6-dehydratase: MISKEFWQDKKVFITGHTGFKGSWLCLWLYSLGAKVTGYALQPPTTPSLFELCKIEGLVSHIIGDVRDAEALNNAMNKVQPEIVIHMAAQPLVRDSYKIPAETYTINVMGTVHLFEAVRQCKSVKAVVNVTTDKCYENKEWLWGYRENEPMGGYDPYSNSKACSELVTASYRNSFFHPSKYAEHGVAIASARAGNVIGGGDWAADRLIPDCINSLLYNKRIYIRSPQAIRPWQHVLEPLSGYLMLAQKLYEEGIPFAEGWNFGPNDSDSKPVEWIVQKMCEQWGGNASYEIDTSPQPHEASYLKLDCSKARMRLAWEPRWNLEQALSKIIEWVSAYRENQNMRDVCLQQIKQYVNEVEP, translated from the coding sequence ATGATTTCAAAGGAATTTTGGCAGGATAAAAAGGTATTTATTACCGGACATACAGGTTTTAAAGGTTCATGGCTATGCCTATGGCTGTATTCCTTAGGTGCCAAGGTAACTGGGTATGCTTTACAGCCACCAACTACACCAAGCTTATTTGAACTTTGCAAAATTGAAGGGTTAGTTAGTCATATCATTGGTGATGTGCGTGATGCTGAGGCCCTAAATAATGCTATGAACAAAGTTCAGCCGGAAATCGTCATTCACATGGCTGCTCAGCCGCTAGTGCGTGATTCCTATAAAATTCCTGCTGAAACTTATACCATTAATGTTATGGGAACGGTTCATCTATTTGAAGCAGTTCGTCAGTGCAAAAGCGTTAAAGCTGTTGTCAATGTAACAACAGATAAGTGCTATGAGAATAAGGAATGGCTGTGGGGTTATCGGGAGAATGAACCAATGGGTGGCTATGATCCTTATTCCAATAGCAAGGCCTGTTCGGAATTAGTTACTGCCTCCTATCGCAATTCATTTTTTCATCCTTCCAAGTATGCTGAACATGGTGTTGCTATAGCTTCGGCCAGAGCGGGTAATGTCATCGGTGGGGGAGATTGGGCGGCTGATAGATTGATACCAGATTGCATAAATTCGTTATTATATAATAAAAGGATTTATATCCGCAGTCCGCAGGCAATTCGTCCCTGGCAGCATGTATTGGAACCATTAAGTGGTTATTTGATGTTAGCGCAGAAACTCTATGAAGAAGGGATACCCTTTGCCGAAGGGTGGAATTTTGGACCGAATGATAGTGATTCCAAGCCGGTAGAGTGGATTGTGCAGAAGATGTGTGAACAATGGGGCGGTAATGCTTCATATGAAATAGATACAAGTCCACAACCGCACGAAGCGAGTTACTTGAAATTGGACTGTTCTAAAGCTCGGATGCGATTGGCGTGGGAGCCACGCTGGAACTTAGAACAGGCTTTGAGTAAAATTATCGAATGGGTTTCGGCGTACAGGGAGAATCAAAATATGCGTGATGTTTGCTTACAACAAATAAAACAATATGTAAATGAGGTTGAGCCATGA